A stretch of DNA from Phocoena sinus isolate mPhoSin1 chromosome 5, mPhoSin1.pri, whole genome shotgun sequence:
GCGGTCTCGGGGGTTGCTCAGGCGGGGCCTCTGCGCAGGGCGCGGGCAGCTCCATCTACATCCTGGAGCAGGAGGCGGCGGTCGTGCGGCAGATACAGCGGCTCTTCCCCAAGTTCGCGGACACCCCCGTTTACAACGACGAGGCCGACCCGCTGGTGGGCTGGTCCCTGCCGCAGCCCTGGAGGGCCGACGTGACCTACGCTGCCATGGTCGTGAAGGTGGGCCCGCCGCCAGGCCCGCCCCCGGGGGAGGCCTTTCTCCcgggtgggaggggcaggcaggcggCCCCCGCCGTCGCGTTCCCAGCCACCCCGATTCCCGCAGGTCATCGCACAGCACCAGAACCTGCTGGTGGCCAACACCAGCTCCTCCGTCCACTACGCGCTCCTAAGCAACGACAACGCCTTCCTGAGTTACCACCCGCACCCCTTCTCTCAGCGCACGCTCACCGCGCGCTTCCAGGTCAACGACACGCGCCCGCCGCACGTGCAGCTGCTGCGCAAGCCGGTGCTCACGGCGATGGCCCTGCTGGCCCTGCTGGGTGAGCCGCGTGCCGGGTTTCGCGTCACTTCCTGCGACGGCGGGGCCAGGACGAAGCCTCAGTTGGACGGGGATGTCGTTCTAGGCCAGGAgtagcttgtgcaaaggcccgcGGAAGGATGTGCCTTGCTGGGGAGCCGGGAGCATGTTTCTTGTCCCTCCCCGCCCTTCCCAGCTCAGTGGGTCACAGAGCTTGTGGTGTGGCCGGGGACCTCCAGTGGAGGAGGGCAAATGGTGGGAAGCGGGCCCTGGGAGGGTCGAGGGGCGACGACTCCGCGTGGCCACCCTTCTAACCCCCGTAGACAGCGAGCAGCTCTGGGCTGAGGTGTCGCGGAACGGGACGGTGCTGGACAGCAACCACACGGTGGGCGTCCTGGCCAGCACCCACCACCCCATGGGCCCTGCCGACGCCTGGCGCGCCACGGTGCTGGTCTACGCGAGCGACGACACCCGCGCCCATGCCAACCGCAGCGTACCCTTGACTCTGAGCCTGTACGGGGTGCCCCCGGGCCCGGGTAAGCAGGGCTCCCAGAGAGGGGGCTCCAgctcctggggtgggggtagctctggcggggcggggcctggaggaGGCGAGCCCGGCCCCAGCATCCCGCTCCGCAGAGGTCGTCTTTGTCCAGCTCTACATGGACAACTGGCTCTGCAGCCCCTACGGCGAGTGGCGGCGCCTGGGCAGGCCCGTCTACCCCTCTGCTGAGCAGTTCCGGCGCATGCGCGCGGCCGAGGTCCGCGGGGAACGTGGGGTAAGGGGCGGGGCGGCTCCCGAAGTCCGAGGGCCCTGAGCCCCTGACTCTGTCCCCAGGACCCGGCGGCCGTGATGCCGCTCCCTTTTCCCAGCAGCGGCCGCCTGACGCTGCGCCCAGAGCTTCCTCTGCCCTCGCTCTGGCTGGTGCACGTGTGCGCACGCCCGGAGGAGCCGCCGGGGCAGGCAAGTGGCAGTTCCCTTCCCGCCGCCGCCCCCGGTCGCCGCCGCCCCCGGTCGCCCCCGCCCCCGGTCGCCCCCGCCCCCAACCAGTCTCGGTGCCTCACTCCCCCAGGTGACCCGGCTCCGTGCTCTCCCCTTGACCCGCGGGCAGCTGCTTTTGGTCTGGTCCGATGAGCGTGTGGGCTCCAAGTACGTGAGTGCAGTCAccacccctacccctgccccccCCAACGTGCCCTTGGCCCCCAGATCCTCCGGGCTGTAGCGCCCATGTGGCCACTCTCTGTGGCCCTTTGGTCACCCCACGCGGACTGTGCTCTCTGCCGCCCATACAGCTGCCCCCACTGTTGGCACAAATGGCTCATGACTGCACCTCTGTGATGTAGGGCGGGGGCACCTACACAAGCCATTTGCCCCTGGCACGTGTTCCAGACCCCTCCTCTCAGCCAGTGTGGCCCTTTGTCATTGCAGAAAGAGTGTCCTGGGCCCCGGGGAGGGGCCGGgaagggggctggaggggagtAGGGCTCTGGGCGCCCCCTGCCTGCCAGCCCCGCCGGACCCCAGCCCTGGTTCTGCCTGACCTTCCCCAGGTGCCTGTGGACCTACGAGATCCAGTTCTCCCTGGAGGGTGTGGTGTACCTGCCCATCAACAGGAAGCCTTCGACCTTTAACCTCTTCGTGTTCAGCCCAGGTGTGCCTGCTGCCTCAGGACAGTCCCTGTGGGGAGGGGTCCAGGGCCTTCCGGCACCTGGAGTTTGGGGGGATCAGAGGGGTTCAGGTTCAAGGGCAGGCACGTACCTTTGTGTCCTCAGACACGGCTGTTGTCTCCGGCTCCTACCGGGTTCGTGCTGTGGACTACTGGGCCCGACCAGGCCCCTTCTCGAGCCCCGTGTGGTACCTGGGGGTCCCTTCCCCGTGAGGGCCACTGCTGCCCCGCGACTGGACCTGTGCTGACCGTAAGCCTGGGCGGCCAGAAGCCATGCTGGGCCAGAGTGCCGTCAGCCGGTCATCCCCTCTGTttgtcccctcctgcccctcaTTCACCCCCTTAAAGTGCCTTTCCACGCACAGTAATGGGGACGGCCTTCGTGGTGGGCACTGGGCAGACACGAGGCCTGGCTGGAGTGAGGCCATCCC
This window harbors:
- the IDUA gene encoding alpha-L-iduronidase isoform X1 — its product is MRPPRPCAALLALLAAYLAAAEAPHLVRVDAARALRPLQPFWRSTGFCPPLPHSQADRYDLSWDQQLNLAYVGAVPHGGIEQVRTHWLLDLITARGSARQGLSYNFTHLDRYLDLLRENQLVPGFELMGSPSGRFTDFEDKRQVFEWKNLVSLLARRYIGRYGLKHVSKWNFETWNEPDHHDFDNVSMTLQGFLNYYDACSEGLRAASSALRLGGPGDSFHPLPRSPLCWGLLGHCHNGTNFFTGEVGVRLDYIALHKKGAGSSIYILEQEAAVVRQIQRLFPKFADTPVYNDEADPLVGWSLPQPWRADVTYAAMVVKVIAQHQNLLVANTSSSVHYALLSNDNAFLSYHPHPFSQRTLTARFQVNDTRPPHVQLLRKPVLTAMALLALLDSEQLWAEVSRNGTVLDSNHTVGVLASTHHPMGPADAWRATVLVYASDDTRAHANRSVPLTLSLYGVPPGPEVVFVQLYMDNWLCSPYGEWRRLGRPVYPSAEQFRRMRAAEDPAAVMPLPFPSSGRLTLRPELPLPSLWLVHVCARPEEPPGQVTRLRALPLTRGQLLLVWSDERVGSKCLWTYEIQFSLEGVVYLPINRKPSTFNLFVFSPDTAVVSGSYRVRAVDYWARPGPFSSPVWYLGVPSP
- the IDUA gene encoding alpha-L-iduronidase isoform X2 gives rise to the protein MRPPRPCAALLALLAAYLAAAEAPHLVRVDAARALRPLQPFWRSTGFCPPLPHSQADRYDLSWDQQLNLAYVGAVPHGGIEQVRTHWLLDLITARGSARQGLSYNFTHLDRYLDLLRENQLVPGFELMGSPSGRFTDFEDKRQVFEWKNLVSLLARRYIGRYGLKHVSKWNFETWNEPDHHDFDNVSMTLQGFLNYYDACSEGLRAASSALRLGGPGDSFHPLPRSPLCWGLLGHCHNGTNFFTGEGAGSSIYILEQEAAVVRQIQRLFPKFADTPVYNDEADPLVGWSLPQPWRADVTYAAMVVKVIAQHQNLLVANTSSSVHYALLSNDNAFLSYHPHPFSQRTLTARFQVNDTRPPHVQLLRKPVLTAMALLALLDSEQLWAEVSRNGTVLDSNHTVGVLASTHHPMGPADAWRATVLVYASDDTRAHANRSVPLTLSLYGVPPGPEVVFVQLYMDNWLCSPYGEWRRLGRPVYPSAEQFRRMRAAEDPAAVMPLPFPSSGRLTLRPELPLPSLWLVHVCARPEEPPGQVTRLRALPLTRGQLLLVWSDERVGSKCLWTYEIQFSLEGVVYLPINRKPSTFNLFVFSPDTAVVSGSYRVRAVDYWARPGPFSSPVWYLGVPSP
- the IDUA gene encoding alpha-L-iduronidase isoform X3, which produces MGSPSGRFTDFEDKRQVFEWKNLVSLLARRYIGRYGLKHVSKWNFETWNEPDHHDFDNVSMTLQGFLNYYDACSEGLRAASSALRLGGPGDSFHPLPRSPLCWGLLGHCHNGTNFFTGEVGVRLDYIALHKKGAGSSIYILEQEAAVVRQIQRLFPKFADTPVYNDEADPLVGWSLPQPWRADVTYAAMVVKVIAQHQNLLVANTSSSVHYALLSNDNAFLSYHPHPFSQRTLTARFQVNDTRPPHVQLLRKPVLTAMALLALLDSEQLWAEVSRNGTVLDSNHTVGVLASTHHPMGPADAWRATVLVYASDDTRAHANRSVPLTLSLYGVPPGPEVVFVQLYMDNWLCSPYGEWRRLGRPVYPSAEQFRRMRAAEDPAAVMPLPFPSSGRLTLRPELPLPSLWLVHVCARPEEPPGQVTRLRALPLTRGQLLLVWSDERVGSKCLWTYEIQFSLEGVVYLPINRKPSTFNLFVFSPDTAVVSGSYRVRAVDYWARPGPFSSPVWYLGVPSP